The proteins below come from a single Ictidomys tridecemlineatus isolate mIctTri1 chromosome 8, mIctTri1.hap1, whole genome shotgun sequence genomic window:
- the Saysd1 gene encoding SAYSvFN domain-containing protein 1 — protein sequence MEQRLAEFREARKRAGLAAQPSTSSQEARTSGEKEEVAATPKAVPSWLRQFLVLVWKPRPASARAPPSHAQEAAQPGSSTAQPPQGTAIPPQWHRNQPFLTNVTFLKILLWLVLLGLFVELEFGLAYFVLSLFYWMYVGTRASEDRKKGEKSAYSVFNPGCEAIQGTLTAEQLERELQFRPLAGR from the exons ATGGAACAGCGGTTAGCTGAGTTCCGAGAAGCTCGCAAAAGGGCCGGGCTGGCTGCCCAACCCAGCACTTCGAGCCAGGAGGCACGAACctcaggagagaaggaggaagtcGCTGCGACTCCAAAGGCAGTCCCAAGCTGGCTAAGACAGTTCCTGGTCCTGGTATGGAAACCGAGGCCCGCCAGCGCCCGAGCCCCGCCCAGCCACGCTCAG GAAGCAGCTCAACCTGGGAGCAGCACAGCCCAGCCCCCACAGGGCACAGCCATTCCTCCACAATGGCACCGGAACCAGCCTTTCCTGACCAATGTCACCTTCTTGAAGATTCTTCTCTGGTTGGTCCTCCTGGGACTGTTTGTGGAGCTGGAATTTGGCCTGGCTTATTTTGTCCTGTCCTTGTTCTACTGGATGTATGTAGGGACCCGAGCCTCtgaggacaggaagaagggagagaagagtgCCTACTCTGTGTTCAACCCAGGCTGCGAAGCCATCCAGGGAACCCTGACAGCAGAGCAGTTGGAACGCGAGTTGCAGTTTAGACCCCTGGCAGGCAGATAG